In Pseudomonas sp. LRP2-20, the genomic window CGGCAGTGGACGAGCGTGCTGGCGGCAAGCTGCTGATCGCCGCCATTCCCAGCGGGCGCACCGGCATCACCCTGCACAACGACTGGAACAACATCGGCCAGCGCCAGACCGACAGCGGCAGCGCCACCTTCGAACGGGTACGGGTCGAGCACAGCGAACTGCTGCTCGACCCCGGCCCGTTGAGCACCCCCTTCGCCGCCCTGCGCCCGCTGATCGCCCAGCTGCACTTCGCCAACCTGTTCCTCGGTATTGCCGAAGGTGCCTTTGACGAAGCGCGCCAGTACAGCCTCAAGGAAAGCCGGCCGTGGTTCCGCTCCAGCGCTGCCAGCAGCGCCGAAGACCCTTACGTGCTGCGCCACTACGGTGAGTTCTGGGTGGGCCTGGAGAGCGTGCGCCTGCTGATCGCCCGCGCGGCCCGCCAACTCGACAGTGCCTGGGCCAAGGAGCAGGCGCTGAGCGCCGAGGAGCGCGGTGACCTGGCCCTGGCCATCGGCACCGCCAAGGTCGCGGCCACGCGCCACGGCCTGGACATCTGCAACCGCCTGTTCGAGGTGACCGGCGCCCGCGCCACCCACGCCTCGCTGCGCTTCGACCGCCACTGGCGCAACCTGAGGACGCAAACCCTGCACGACCCGGTGGATTACCGTATCCACGAGCTCGGCGAGTGGGCCCTCGGCGGCAAGCGCCCCGCCCCATCCTTCTATTCCTAAGGATCGCTCATGCAACTGCTGACCCTCCCCCCGTCACCGACATTGGCTACCTCGATCAGGGCGACCGCACAGGTCTTCGAAGACCCCAGGTCGCAGGCGCTGCTCGCCCACCTGCAACAGGTCGCCCCCAGCGAGGCCAGCGTCCTGATCATTGGCGAAACCGGCACGGGCAAGGAGCTGGTCGCGCGCCACATCCACAACCTCAGCGGCCGGCGCAACGGCCCGTTCATCGCGGTGAACTGCGGCGCGTTCTCCGAGTCGCTGGTGGAGGCCGAGCTGTTCGGTCATGAAAAAGGCGCCTTCACCGGCGCCCTGGCAGCCAAGGCCGGCTGGTTCGAAGAGGCCAACGGCGGCACGCTGTTCCTCGACGAGATCGGTGATCTGCCGCTGCCAATCCAGGTCAAGCTGCTGCGCGTGTTGCAGGAGCGCGAAGTGGTGCGCCTGGGGTCGCGCAAGAGCATCCCGATCAATGTGCGGGTGCTGGCGGCGACCAACGTGCAGCTGGAGAAAGCGATCAACGCCGGGCACTTCCGGGAAGACCTGTATTACCGGCTGAACGTGGTGACCCTGCAACTGCACCCGCTGCGCGACCGGCCGGGAGATATCCTGCCGCTGGCCCGGCATTTCATCCGCAGCTACAGCGAACGGCTGGGCTACGGGCCGGTGGAACTGAGCCCCAAGGCCCAGGCCAAGCTGGTCGAGTACAGCTGGCCAGGCAATATTCGCGAGCTGGAAAACGTCATCCACCACAGCCTGCTGACCTGCGGCGACGGGCTGGTGCAGGCGCAGGACCTGCGCCTGTCCAACCTGCGCCTGGAGCGCCAGGAGGATGGGCCGGCAAACCACGGCGTGGAGGACCTGCTGCAACAGGCGTTCAGCCGGTTGTACGAGGAACAGCCCGGGGATTTGTACGAGAAGGTCGAGAATGCCCTGCTGCGCTCGGCGTATCACTTCTGCCATTACAACCAGGTGCATACCGCGCAGTTGCTTGGGTTGTCGCGCAACGTCACGCGCACCCGGCTGATTGCGATCGGAGAGCTGGTGGTGAACAAGCGCCGGGTTCAGGCGCAACAGGTGCTGGATACGCGGGTGGTGCGGTTGTCTATCTGATTGCCGCTATGAACGCCAGGCCCGGTGGTCGGCAGGCCGCTGGTGAAGCCGACCACTGACCAATCATCCGAGTGGATTACCGCTGTCAAGATAACCGTGGAAGATCTCCAGATACCCTTGCAGTTCATTCAGGCGCGAAGTGCGGCGCTGATCACGCTCAGCGCCGAGCTTGTTCAGGTAGTCGATGACCTTGTCCAGGTGCAAATCGAGATCGGTACTGAGCAGGTATTGGCCGCTCAGTTTATTGAGCCTGAGCCACGCAACATTGAAGGAGCGCGCAAACAGGTCGCCCAGTTGCGCAACAGCCAACCATTGCCCGGCCTGTTCGATGAACAGCCCGTCGGTGGTTCTGATCAGATGTTCGATGCGGTTGGGGCCAAGGGATGTAGTTTGCTCAAGGTCCTCATACAGGTCGATGCGCGCCTGCCCATCCGCCACTATGGTCACCATGAAATCTGCAAATGAGCGAAAGAAAAACTCCATGACTTCAACGATTTCAATATTGCGTGTCAGCGCCCGCAAGCTGAGGTTGAAGGCACGGATGCCTAGTTCGACGGTTTTCTTCTCGCGGCAACAGCCGACCAGCAACGCCTTTATTTTGCTCAGTTCATCTTCGTGAACGGCGCACAACTGCTCATACTTCTTGACGCGTTCCAGCAAGGTAATGTGCCGGCGCAGAATCGAGTTCGCTTGCTCCTGTGTTACACGCCCACGCTCATGCGCTTCGGCCACTGCCTGCGCCTGGCAGACATTGCTGAACCGGCACGCCGCTATTATCGAAACGTCCGCTACCGCCTTGAATACCGGATGCGGCAACAGCGTCGAGACCCATTCGACGCCAAGGGCGATAAGGATGCTCATGGCCAGTTTCGATTGCAGGACCTGCTGTTCGTAGCGTTCCACTTCGCCATGGATTTCAGCGGCGAGCTTATCTATCTCCTGCCGACGCTTTTCAGCATCTTGGTATTCAAGCGCGAAGGCTTCATTGTCCTTGATGAACTCACCGAGCGCGATTTCACTGTCATGCTTCGCCTGCAGAGTTTCATCGAGGATCGCGTTGTAGCTTTGCGCGATGGACGCCAGCTCTTGCCTGACTTGCGCAGCTTTACCAGCGATGTCCTTGCCCATCGCCAGCAGGGTTTCGCTGACGAAAGGTCGCAGCTGAGCCAACTGGCCCACACCCCTCACTTTCAGCCAGGCCGGCAATGCCTCGCCGAGTTGCGCATGAATGCCTTGCGCTACCTTTACCGCGTTCGTGATGGCACGTTCACTGTCCTGCTGTGCAGTGATCAGTTTGTCGATGATCTTGTTGATCTGTATGCGAATCTTGTCTTGATCGTGAGGCGTTATGTTGTAGGCGATGATCAGCAGATCGATGGCGTGATCGGTATCACCTTGGAAATCGGCAAGGTTGTATCCGTTTTCAATCTTTTCGATGAAGCTCTGCACCAACGCCGCCTGTGCTTCAGGCAAAAGCAAGGGCTTGCATTTGATCAGCGCATTGACCTGAAGGCGGATACGTTCGGTAATTTCATCGCCATGGGATGTGGACATCTCGATAGCTCCTTACTCACCCGCTACCGGCTCGGCTGCCTCCTGCGCCTGCAGAAGCGTCGCGCTCAACTCCCGAACCAGAGTGAGGTTCTCTCTGTATTCGCTCTGCATCTGCTGGAGTTCAAGGTCCAGTTTGTTCCATAACACCTTAAATTTTCCAATATATTCTTGACTGGCCACTGTTGCCGAGAATAAGCAACCGCTGTCGGCTGAATCGGCGGCCTGGGCTTTTATGCTTTCGATGTTTTCTTTACTGCCCTTGTCGAATTCCTGAGCCTTTTCATGCCATTCGGCAATGACTGTTTCGAGCTTGTCTCGCTGTGCCTCCAGAGTCTTTTGGTAGTCGCCGAGCTGCTGGACGGCTTCATTCAACGATTCGAGCGGCTGGGCAAAGGTGAGGGAAGCCCCCAGGAACAAACAGGCACAGGGCACTGCAATGAATGCGTGATTAAACGAAAGGCTTGCCATCATTGATCATTTCCAAATTGCGTAAAGACGAAGCGCAGGCAGTACCTGCGCTTACCCGCCGACATAGAGGACCGGCCCCCGCCGTCAGGCTTGCTCCGCAGCTTTCTTGATCTGCTGGCGGTAGCTGTCCAAGTCGCTGAGGCGCTGATCCTGCATGGATTTGCGCACCGTCACGATTTTGTCGAGCTGGGTGGCTGCGGTATTGAGATACTCGCCAAGCTGCTCGCCACTGATGTAGTTGCCGTTCAGCGTGTTGAGCTTGCTCCAACCGTCCCTGAAGGTGTCGGCGAACGTCGAGCAAACTCTGGCCGCCGCCAGCCACTGCGCCGTCTGCTCGATGAAGAACACATCGGTGGAGAGAAACACCTGATCACGTTTGTGCTGACGCAACGTTTCGCTCTGGGCCACTTTTTCGTAGCTTGCGACCTGGGCATCGGCACTGTCGCAGACCTGTTGCATGTACGACGAGAACGACAGGAAAAAGTGCGCAATCTCCTCGACGATTTCCTTGGTACGCTTCAACGCCGTCATACTCACGTTGAGCGAACGGATCGCCAGCTCGTTGGTTTCCTGTTCATCCCGCTGGCCCGCCATCAACGTCTTGAGCGTTATCAGCTCGGCAGCGTGCTCACTGCGCTTGGCTTCATAGGCCTCTGCCTTGTCCACCATCTGCAGCTGCAAGTCGCGCAGACTCTTGGCTTTGGTGGTCTGTTGCTCGCTGATTGTATCTGCGAGCTTTTCCAGTTGGGCCAGTGCCCCTTGAATCTCGTCCATCTCGCTCTGGAGCTTGGTGTTTTTCAGCATCGTCGCCTTCTCGGCCTCTTCTGCCTTGTCAATCCGAGCCTGCAAGCCGTTGCTTTCTTCTTCGCTCTGCCCCGACAGCTTCGCCTGTTCGGCCTTGAGCGACTGCACCTGCTCGCGCTGTTTTTCGAGGGTGTCCTGCGAGTCTTTAAGATCGCTTTGCAGACGGCTTTGCTTCTCACGCATCTTGATTGCCTTGTCGGTATCTGCGTTAGTCATCACCCGCTGGCTTACGCTGCCGGCCGCGGCAGCGCCGGCAAGAAGCGGCACGCCGCCCCCACTGACCAGCGCCACGACGGGAAGCACAGCGCTTACGACATCGAGCAACCCCCGCAAGAAAGCCGCACTGGAAGCCTTGCTCTCTGCACTCTCGGCCTGGTTCTGATAATCCTCGGCCAGCTTCTGGAACTTTTCCACCTGCTTGCGCATGTCGTCCACCAGGCCTTCAAGCGCTTCGCTTCTGGCCTTGGAGGCACGTATCTCGTCGGCCAGTTTTGATTGGGCCTTGAGGGTTTCGCCCAGCAGCAATTCACTGCTATCGGTTACGCCTTGGGTTTCGTTAATGATCACGTCATAGTCCTTGGCAATGGCCAACAACCTGTCCTTGACGTTCACGGCCTTTTCTTCGATGAACTTCGCCAGGTCACTCAGGTCCTTGGCGATGAATGCCTTGATCTCCTCGGTGACTTCGCTTTCCTTGATGTCCAGCCATCCCGGAAGCTCATTGCGCAGCCTCTGGTCGATGGTAGAGGCGACCGCGAACGCCTCGTTGATAGTCGTCTCGCTGGCTTGCTGAGCGTCGATCAACTTGCTCATGATGGCCGAGATCTTGTTGCGAATCTGCGCTTGCGACTGAGGCGTCGTGTTGTAGGCGATGTACAGCAACTCAATGGCATGATCGGTGTCGGTCTTGGCCCGGTCCGTGTCATAGCTGCCTTCGATCTGCTCGACGTAACGGTTGACGATCTCTGCGTCACGGCCTGGCAACTGCAGAGGCTGCTGGGTGCGAATCTGTTCGACGTGCTTGGCAATGGCATCGGCCAATTGCGTGGCCTTGCTGACAAAAGGACTGATGGTGGACATGGGCATTCCTCTGCACAGGGGGTGGTCTAAGTGCGAATCGCTATTCAAGAACACCCTGCGCAGGGACACTACTCGGAACTGTTTGCACCCGCCCCACCGCTGCCTTCAGTTCGCACGATCAGAAACGGCTGCGCCGCCGACCCCAGGAAACAGGCCGCCGCCGGCCTGGGCAAGCCCGCTCCGACAGGTACAGCACAGGTCTCGAAGACTGTGGTTATCCTGTGGGAGCGAGCTTGCCCGCGAAGAGGCCGGTACAGGCTTACGCCTTCCGCGGCATCAGATCATAGGGATGCTTCCACCCCGGCACTGCCTGGATCCGCCGTTTCCACGCATCGATATGGCTGAACTCGGTCAGCACGATGCCGGTATCCTCCGGCATGAACACATACCCCGCCAGCGACAGGTCGGCAATGGTCAACCGGCCACCCACCATGAACGGCGCGTTCGCCAGGTGCGCATCGACAATCCGGTAGGCCGCCGTGGCCCGCTCGCGCAGGAAGCCGGTGACTTCGGTCTCGCCGGTCTGCTTCAGGCACAGCAGGAAACGCAGCGCTGCGTAGTAGCTGGTGAACTTGTGGTTGTCGAACAGCATCCAGCGCCAGATCTCGCGCTTCTCGTTGTCGTCGCGCGGGCCGAACTGGCCGGTACGCTCGGCCAGGTATTCAAGAATCAGCGCCGACTGGGTAAGCCGTTGCCCGGCGTGCTCCAGCACCGGCACTTCACCCTGCTCGTTGACCTCGTCGCGCCATTGCGGGTCGCGGGTCTGGCCGTTGAAGAAATCTACGAACACCGCTTGCCAGTTCTGGCCGGTGAGTTCGAGCATCAGCGCAACCTTGTAGGCGTTGCCGGATTCGGCAAAACAATGCAGCGTGTATTCGGACATGAGGTGACCTTCAGTTTCCTTTGAATGATCGGCTGGCCCACGCGGGGCTAACACAGACTACACAAAAGTATGCTTAGATGCGCCGATCAACCTGCCAGGAAGGCCCTAATGCCCTACCCCACACTGCCCCGTACCCTGTCCACCCCACGCACGTTGCTGGTCCGCCCTGCCCCGGCTTTTGCCCAGCAGCTGCAACAGGCCCTGGTCGACAGCTACACCCTGCACCAACCGTTCCTGGCCTGGGCCAAGCCTGACTGGACCTTGAGTGAAGTGCGCGACAGCCTGCAACTAAGCGCCGAGGAGTTCCTCGACCCGGCCAAGGAAAAGCGCTATTTCGTGCTGGCCGCAGGCAGCGGCGAGGTGATCGGCTGCATCGGCCTGCGCCCCGGCAATGACGAGTACGAAGTGGGCTATTGGGCGAACCGCGCCAGCAGTGGCCAGGGCCTGATGCGCGAAGCGCTGACCTGCCTGCTGGATGCCGTGGATGCCCCGGTGTGGCTGACCACCGACATCGACAACCACGCCAGCCAGCGCCTGGCCGAACGTGCCGGGTTCGTGGCAGCTGGCAGCCAGCTGACCGAAATCGACCCGAGTACCCCACGGCCGCTGTACCGCCGCAACCCCGCCGGCCGTAGGTGAGCCCGACTAAATCGGCGACGTGGCCACGGCGCAGATTAACCTCAAGCTCAACCTGCACGCCCAATCGATCCTGTGCGGTCGGGCGTAGGGTCGGCTGACTGCCTGGGCTCAATGAATGGTCCGCCGGGCCCTGGCCCGCGCCAGTTCGATGACCTCGGCCCAGGTGTCGTTCTCGTCTTCCGACACGGTGAACCACGGATACACCTGCACCCGCCGTTCGTAGTTCGCCCACTCGCCTTCCACGTCCTCGCCGTTGGCGCACACCACCTTGTACTCACGGCCCAGGGCATCGTAGTAGTGGGTGTCGGCGTAGATGCCTTCGCGTGCGCTGTCGTCGCTGACCCAACGCCAGTCGTTGAGGTAGAACGGCAACCACACGCGCACCGCCTGGCCCTTGTTGTCGAACTCGGTCTTGCCGGTCACCGCCCAACGCACCTTGGCATGCTGGATGATGGCCTTGTCCTTGTCGTCGGTCTGCAGGCCACCGGCCTGGGTGCGCACGAAGGCTTCGCCCGCGGGGTTGAGAATGGCGGTTTGCAAAACCTGACCGCCGCCGTTGAGCACCACCTTGACCCTGACCTGCTGCTCGGGGTCGCTGTCGTAGCGGTCGGTCTGCAGCTGGATGACGTGGGGCGGCGTGCGGCCCTGCATGCTGTCTGGAACAGGAATGCCATCACGCCGCAGGCGCTGCGCGTCGCGTTGCCAGGCCAACTCGCCGCAACGCCGTTGACTGTCGACGCTGCCGTCGGGGTTCAGCGCCAGAGGCATCCAGCTGTCGGCAATGATGGTGAACGCCTGGGCCACTGGCACCTTCTTGGTCAAGTTCAATGCCACTGCTTCATCGACCGTCGCCGGCGGCGTGAAGGCTATTTCGGGGCTGTAGCCGCTCATGATCGCCTGGTCACTGCCGCCAGGTGTTTCCGTGCCGTAGAAACGCGTGTGCATGACACGGCCCAGGGCATCCAACTGCACTTCATGGGTGTTGTCGTTGGGGTCCTTCATGCGTATCGGGCTGATGAAGCGCCAGTCGAATGCCTCGATTCGGTTAATCAGGCCCGCCGCATCGGTCGTCGCGCATACCGCGATGGCATGGGGCGAATATTCCAGCGTGGTCCGGCCGGTGACGGTGTTTTCCTGCACGCGGTGGGGTAACCAGAATCTTTCGGCACCGTGGTACAGGCTGATGCCGTGGTGCCCGGCGTAGAGCTCCTCGACCTGCGGGGCGCCGATGATACCCGGTGCACCTTGGTCATGGGGGTCATGCGGATCGGCCAGTTCCGGCGCGTCAGGTAGCTGGCTCATGGCGACGTAGCCGCCGCGCTTGAGCAGTTCGGGTAATGACTCGGCTTGCACGCGGGTGTTCAACAGCGTGCGCACCTCGTTGAACCATCCGTGTACGACTTGCTGCTGCGCCTCGGTGCCCGATTGCAAGTTCGACAGCAGCATGCGCCAGAACAGTCCTACCTCCTCCTCCTGGGCCAGGGCGGCATCGACCTTGTCATGCATGATGGCCAAGTCGGTGCTGCCTTCCTCTTCATACTGGGTAAACCAGGTCAGCACTGTGCACAGGTACTCATCCGGTACTCGACTTTTCCGGTAGACCTTTTTCAGCAGGTCCTCTGGCAATGCAGGGTCATCGGACCAGAGCAGCCGCAGTCGCAGCGCACCCACCGCGATCACCGCCTTCAACGCCGCGCGCATCACCGCACTGGCGGCTTTATCATGCGGCGCCTCCTTCAGATAAGCGAACAGCAAGGGATAAAGCGTTGTGCCGTGCGGCAGCGCCGGCAGACGCCGACGCACCCGCAGCAAGGCCTCAGGGTGATTATCGGGGGCCTCCAGCGCTTGCTGCACCAGGTCGAGCAAGGTCTGCTCGAAGGTTGGCCGCAACACATCCAGCGAGGCCTTGTCGAGCATCGCGGTGCGGGTGTAGGCGACCAGCGCCTGGCGCGTCGGGCGGTTGGCTACGCCTTGGCCATCGGCGCTGCGCCAGACCACTTTCTCGTAGCCGGCCAGGGTGATCCGGGTTGGGTCGTTCAATGGCAACCCGTTCTCCAGCAGCCATTCCAGGGTGAACCCCGACTGCGGTACAGCGGCCGCCGTGAAGTGAATGACATCCTTGCGCACGGTATCCGGCAGGCCGACGACAAAGGTATCGTCGCTGACCAGGTTGTGCACCGTGCTGCGCGTCAGGTTGACCCAGCAATCGTATTGCTGCGAGTCGCAACTGGCCTCGATCAGGCCTTCGGGCAAGGTTTTCGGGTAGATCTTGCGCGCTGTTTCTTCAGCTTTGAGCTCGGTTTCCGTGAGCTGTCGGGGGTAATGAATGGTGACGCTCTGCAAGACCGCACCAAAGGCATCCTGCTCGAGGATGATCTGCTGTTGAACCACCGGGTCCAGGGGGACGCGTTCACAGGTAAACGACAGGGTCTGCACGGGTGTGGCCATGACCGCAGGCCGTTGCGGGTCGGCCGTTTCATAGGCGCGCAGCTGCAGCCTTGACCGGCTGACACCATAAGGCCGCATGGCCCAGGGATGGTCGTCGTCGCCATAGGTTTCCACGCGCATCACCTGGCCACGCAGGCCACGGAACAGCCAGGCGCGCAGCGCTGAGCCGGGCTCGGGGTGCAACGTCTGCTCGCCATCATCGCGCCATTGGGTGAAACGCACGGCAGCGGGATCGAAGCGGCCGTCCATCTCGGTAAAGGCCTGCTCCGCAACCGCGTCCCGCGCCTCGATGCCCGAGTAGAACCACGTGCAGGTCCTGGCCGGTGGTGACAGCTGGGTGGCCCTGGCGTTCACCAAGGCGTGGGTATCGGTCTGGATCAACCGCCTGAAGCCGGCGAACTCGCGTTCCTTGCCGTCCCACACGCCGCCCAGGTAGGTGGTTTCGCTGCCCATCTGCAAACCGGTGATCCGGTTGACCCGGGTCACCCGGCTGAGCGTATGGACCGGGAACGGCAGGTAGCTGACCGGTGCCTTGCCGGTGCGGCGCAGCACTTGCGCCTTTTCGTCGAGCCAGGCCTGGGCCGAACTGCGGTACGTCAACTGGGTCTCGCTGCCGGCGTTGTCACACACCGTCTCCAACAGCCAGGGGCGGCGGTCGTTGAAGCGGTACAGCCAGCTGCGCGGCTGTTTGTCCGGCGTTGCATGGTGCGCCGTCAACAACAGATCGGCAGTGCCCTGGCCGCGCAGGTCGGCCACCTGAAGCTTGCAATCGTTATCCAGCACCACGCCGGTTGGCGCCGGAATGAACGCGCCTTCCTGGTAACGATTGCCGCTCTGGCTGACGAACACGCGAATGCCGTTCGGTTGCATATAGAGGATATCGCTGGTGCCTGAGCCGTCGGTATCGGCCAGGAACACCCGTGATGCATTGAAGTGCTCGACCTTGAAACCGTCGATCCTGATGGCATCGGCAAAGCGGCCATAGCCCAGCGAAGGCCACATCGTCACGCCCTGGCCGGTGATACGCAGCAGATGCGCCTGGCCGCTGCCGGCCGGATCGGCGAAGGCCACCAGCGCATGCTCGGAGGTGTCCATCGAGGGCAAGGGCTCACGCCCCTCGTAGGCCTGATTGAGTGCGGCCAGCCAACCGGCCGTGCCATTGCCAGGGTAAAGGCGCACGCTTTTGGGCCCCAGGGCACGCAACAGCACCACATCGCTCTGGCTGTCGCCGGTCAGGTCGGTCAGTTGCACATGCGGGTGGTTGAATTCGCTCGGCAACGCCTGCAACGGCACCAATCCCCCCCAGCTACCGTCCGGCTCCAGGGTAAAACTGCCGCTCAGCCCTGTGGACGTCACCAGCCAATCCGGTTTGCCGTCGCCATTGAGGTCGATCAGCATGCCCATCGCGTCGTTAGGCTGGCGTTTCAAGCGCTTCGCCTTGGCCCAGGTGATGGCATCCGCCCCCTTGCCGGGCAAACGCTGCGGCTCACGGTAATACCAGGCGCCTTTGTCGATGAAGAGCACGCCCGGTACGCCCTCGCCGTAGAGGTCGGCCAACTGCCACGCGGGCGACCAGAAGCCGTTGAGCTCGGGAACCTCTTCCCAACCGGGTTCTTCACGACCGGGAAGGCTCAGCCTGAATTCCAACAATGGCATTGCGCTGGCGGCTTCATGGGTGACCTGCCACACGGATGTCAGCATGCTGGTCACTGGGCTGCTGTCGTACTCCAGGTGCAGGCGGGCGACCCGTTCGGGTGTATTGTCGTCCTTCCCTGCCATACGGGCCGTGCGATGCCACAGCAGGACATCGCGGCACAGGCGGCGAATACGCGTGTTGAAGCCGTAGCGCCAGAATGAATAGCAGTCCTCACGAACGGGCCATGGCTGCTGCGGTTCAACGGGTGACGGTACTTCAGGGTCGGCCCCCCGTTCGCCGTAATCAAACACGGTAAAGGTCAGGAAATCACTCTCCTTGAACGCGCCCTGTGGAATCAGCAAGTCATCGGAAGGCGTGACGTTCATGGCATAGACAGCAGCCAGGTATACATGGGTGACCTGCGGGTGGGCCGCGAGTTCGGCCCCGCTGCAGCCTGCATCGTCTTCGCCGCGGTAGCGATAGACCACATGCTCGCCATGGTTGGATAGCGTTTCTTCGAGGTACCAGCAGGCGACATGCTCGGGGATTCGCGGGTCTTGCAATCGGGCCGCGGGCGACCAGCCGTACAAGGACAAACTGCCATCGGCCAGCCATTGCAACCAGAAACCAGGGGCGTCCTCGGCACCCTCGTCCACCCAGTGCTCCAGGCGCTCCGCCGGGGCCCCATGACGGGCGCACCAAGGGGTGACGGTAAACGTGCTGGCAGTACCGGGGAACGGTGCCTTGCGGCCCTTGACCGGTGCACCGGCACTCAGGATCTCCTCACCTGTAGGCCCGGCCAGGCGATCGCCGACCCTGTACGTCGGGAAGCCGAAGCGGGTCGTGCGCACCACGGCCGGCAGCGCGCAGTCCCAGCCGGCACCGAACGCGCTGTTGCCGCCGCCTGAGGAGTATTGCAGGGTCAGCTGGGCCGACAGCGCCCGGCCGGCCGGAGATGGCAGCGGCAATTGCCAGCCGGCAGCACCGTCCGGGCCGCCGGCGGAGAGCATGCCACCGCCGATGGAGACGGTGCCGCCGCCTTTGGGCAGCGCGGGGGCAGTGAAGAATGACGAGCTGGGGGTTTCCGATACCTGTGAAGAAAGTGCGGAAGATTCAAGCATCATGAGTACTCCATAGGCATTTTCCGTTACCTACCCGCCCAGCCACGTGTGCAGACAAGAAAGCTGGGTTCGGTCAGGGGAGATTGGCAGAAATGTCCCCTACGAAGACCGACTGACCCAGCCAACGGGATAAAAGCACGGTCTCCTGGCGCAAAGCAGTCATCGAACCGTACACATAAAAGTTGGCAGCCCCTTAGCCGGCATCCAGCGCTTCACTGAACACCGACTGGGATCGCACGAGCGGTGAGCGCTATTCAGCTCGCCCCGTCAAGGCAACGGGTTTATCAAAGTGATCGAGCCAAAAATTGAGCACTACTTCACCACTCTTCTTAGGTGTATATTTCCACTCCAACCCCTTTTCCCCAAACCTTCTTTTCGTCCCCGTTAATGGGTTGACATCCGCCACAACGCCACCCACCTCCAACCGCCCTTCGAAGCCATAGCGTTCAAACATAGCGGGAATTGTTGTATACGCCGTTATCGAGTATTCCTGGCCCACTACAAATGCCTTCCGATCATCCCATACATGGCCATCGACCTTCAGACCCACCGTTGATCCGAGATTTTTATCTCCCATGACAAAGAACTTAACGTCCCGTGTTTGATCATCGAGCTGGATGCGTCCCGTGCACAGCCCCCAAAAGCCTTGTCCCTTAGCCCCCCAATATGCACCGGACTCAAACAAGTTCGCAGAATAATTAAATCCCGTAATCTGCGCACTAGTAATACCTTCATAATCAACTAATTTGTTATAA contains:
- a CDS encoding acyl-CoA dehydrogenase family protein, whose protein sequence is MNAPLHAARPALAVARELATQFAQTAVERDERGGTPKAERDALRSSGLLSLVIPQAFGGQGANWHDTFEVVREFARVDSSIAHVFGFHHLMLATVRLFSRPEQWQPWFEQTARKHWFWGNALNPLDTRTVVKHFDGWCEFSGKKSFCSGASDSEMLIASAVDERAGGKLLIAAIPSGRTGITLHNDWNNIGQRQTDSGSATFERVRVEHSELLLDPGPLSTPFAALRPLIAQLHFANLFLGIAEGAFDEARQYSLKESRPWFRSSAASSAEDPYVLRHYGEFWVGLESVRLLIARAARQLDSAWAKEQALSAEERGDLALAIGTAKVAATRHGLDICNRLFEVTGARATHASLRFDRHWRNLRTQTLHDPVDYRIHELGEWALGGKRPAPSFYS
- the sfnR gene encoding sigma54-dependent transcriptional activator SfnR, with amino-acid sequence MQLLTLPPSPTLATSIRATAQVFEDPRSQALLAHLQQVAPSEASVLIIGETGTGKELVARHIHNLSGRRNGPFIAVNCGAFSESLVEAELFGHEKGAFTGALAAKAGWFEEANGGTLFLDEIGDLPLPIQVKLLRVLQEREVVRLGSRKSIPINVRVLAATNVQLEKAINAGHFREDLYYRLNVVTLQLHPLRDRPGDILPLARHFIRSYSERLGYGPVELSPKAQAKLVEYSWPGNIRELENVIHHSLLTCGDGLVQAQDLRLSNLRLERQEDGPANHGVEDLLQQAFSRLYEEQPGDLYEKVENALLRSAYHFCHYNQVHTAQLLGLSRNVTRTRLIAIGELVVNKRRVQAQQVLDTRVVRLSI
- a CDS encoding glutathione S-transferase family protein, which translates into the protein MSEYTLHCFAESGNAYKVALMLELTGQNWQAVFVDFFNGQTRDPQWRDEVNEQGEVPVLEHAGQRLTQSALILEYLAERTGQFGPRDDNEKREIWRWMLFDNHKFTSYYAALRFLLCLKQTGETEVTGFLRERATAAYRIVDAHLANAPFMVGGRLTIADLSLAGYVFMPEDTGIVLTEFSHIDAWKRRIQAVPGWKHPYDLMPRKA
- a CDS encoding GNAT family N-acetyltransferase, producing MPYPTLPRTLSTPRTLLVRPAPAFAQQLQQALVDSYTLHQPFLAWAKPDWTLSEVRDSLQLSAEEFLDPAKEKRYFVLAAGSGEVIGCIGLRPGNDEYEVGYWANRASSGQGLMREALTCLLDAVDAPVWLTTDIDNHASQRLAERAGFVAAGSQLTEIDPSTPRPLYRRNPAGRR